The DNA region GTTCTGGACCGCGCGGCGCATGGAGTCGGCGGCCCCGCCCCCGGCCGCGAAAACCACGGATGCCCCGAATACCAGGGGTGCTGTGCGTGCCACGGATGGCGTGCGTGCAGGGGATGGCTCGGACGGCGCCGAAGTCGCGACCGCTTATCCCGGCGCGCGGGCCGTTCCCGCGGAACAGCGCGCCACGGCCACAGTCCCGGTGAAGGCCCAATCCAAGGCCGGAGCCAAGCCCAAAGCCAAGGCCGGAGCTAAGCCCAAGCCCAAAGCCAAGGTCTACAAGGGCACCATGACCGTCGGCGTCCTGTACTTCGTCGACAAGGGCATGGCCTCCCACAACTGCACGGCCAGCGTGGTGCACAGCCCGAAGGGCAATCTGCTCCTCACGGCAGGACACTGCGCCAACGGCAGCAAGTACGCCTTCGTGCCGCAGTACCGGACGGGCAGGAGCGCCGCGCGCCAGCCGCACGGGATCTGGGCGGTCGACCGCGTCTTCAAGGACCCGCGGCGCACCACGTACGGCCCGGGCTCCGACCTGGACTTCGCCTTCACGACCGTCAAGCCGGACCGGCGCGGACGCCAGATCGAGCAGGTCACCGGCGCCAACAAGCTGACCCGGACGCCCGGTTACCGCGGCCAGGTCACCGTCATCGGCTACCCCTCGGCCAGGAACGCGCCCGTGGACAAGGCGATCAAGTGCCGGGCGAACACGACCCGGCTGCCGGGGTACGGACAGCTGCGCATGGAGTGCGGCGGTTTCCACGGCGGCACGTCCGGCAGCCCGTGGCTGCGGAACTTCGACGAGCGCACCGGGACCGGCCAGGTCGTCGGGAACCTCGGCGGCGCGGGTGGCGGCGGGGCCAGCGACGACGTCTCGTACGCGCCGTACTACGACGACGAGGTGTTCAAGCTCTACCGGGACGCGATCGACGGCGTCGCCACCGTGCGGCGCCCGCCGCTGCCGTACTCCCCCGGCTCCGGCGAGACCTGGCGGCACGCCAGGCACCTGGCGTCCGGCGAGTACACCGGCGACGGCACGGCCGACCTCCTCGTGGTGTGGACCGACGGCGAGGTCACCCTGCACCCGGGCAACGGCAAGGGCGGGTTCAGCGGGGAGCGGCGCCTGAAGTCCGCCAACGGCACCTGGAAGCACGCGACGACGGTCACCGGCGGCGACTTCACCCGGGGCAGGGGCACCGACGACCTCATGGTGCGCTGGAGCGACGGCGAGGTCACGCTGTACCCGGACGTGAGCGCCGCCGGCCTCCGCGCGGAGGTCGAGCTGGCACCCGCCCGTTCCACCTGGAAGCACGCCACGCTGCTCACCGCGGGCCGTTTCACCGGCAACGGCCGGACGGACGACCTCGTCGTGCGCTGGAGCGACGGTGAAGTCACCCTCTACAGCGAGGTGAACGGCCGTGCCTTCAAGAACGGCCGCGGCTACGAGAAGGAGACCCGGCTCCAGAAGCCCAACGGCACCTGGAAGCACGCCACGCTCCTGACCGGCGGCGACTTCACGGGCAGAGGCAACTGGGACCTCGTCGTCCGCTGGTCCGACGGCGAACGCACCCTGTACCAGGACCTGAGCGCGTCCGGCCTCGGCAAGGAGACCCGGATGCAGGGGCCCAACGCCCGCTGGAAGCAGGCCGAGGCGATGACGGCGGGCGCCTACAGCGCGAACGGGCGCCCGGACGACCTGATCGTCCGCTGGAGCGACGGCGAGGTCACGCTGTACGCCGACACCGGCAAAAAGCTCGGCGCGGCGAGGACTCTCGTCCCACCGGCGACCCGCTAGCCCGCGGCCGCAGTCCGCACAGCCCGCAGTCCGCAGTCCGCGCAGCCCGCGCCTCAGCGCCGGGCCCGCGCCCTGCCCTGCTCCCCGTAGAACGCGAGGACGGCGCCGACAGCGACCAGCACGACGTATCCGGCGCCGGGCACGTCCCACCACTTGTGGATCAGGCCCCAGGGGCCGTCCCCGAAGAGATTCCCTGCGACACCGAGCGCGCCCTGCACTCCGACGACCCAGCCGACGATGGCGATGATTTCTTTCATGGGTCCAGGATCAGGCCGGTGACCGGCCGGAACGTCCTGCCCGGGGCCGAAACCCGGGTAGTCCGAAGGATGCACCCGGCGGCGGCGCGCAAAGGGGGGCGGGCCCGGAATGGACCCGCCCCCCTCACGCCGTGCCTGAGCCCTCCCAGGCGTGCCGACTAGGCGCCGAGCAGCTTCCGCACCCGCTCCGCCCCCACCGCGAGCAGCAGCGTGGGCAGGCGCGGCCCGGTGTCCCGGCTCACCAGCAGGTGGTACAGGAGCGCGAAGAACGTCCGCTGGGCCGTCTTGATCTCCGGCGGCAGCTCCTTGGGCCCGGCGTCGGCGGCGAAGCCCGCGCGGACCTTCGGGACGCCGTAGACCAGGTGGGTCAGGCCGTCCAGGGACCAGTGCGAGTCCAGGCCGTCCAGGAGCAGCCGCAGGGACTCGCGACCCTCCTCGTCGAGGGAGCCGAGCAGTTCCATGTCGGGCTCGTCCCGCACGACGGTGCGCTGGTCGGCCGGGACGTGCGTGTTGATCCACGCCTCGGCCTTGTCGAGCCGGGGCCGCGCCTCGTCGAGGGAGGCCAGCGGGTCGGCCGGGTCGAGCTCGGACAGGATGCGCAGGGTCTGGTCCTCGGCGCCGGCGGTGATGTCGGCGACGGAGGCCAGCGTGCGGTACGGCAGCGGGTGCGGCGTCGTCGGGAGCGGTCCGGCGGCGGTGCCCACGGCGCGCGTGTACGCGGCGGCGTCGGCGGGCAGCGCGGAGCCGTCGGCGACCTTCGCGGCGAGCTTGTCCCACTCGTCGTAGAGCCGCTGGATCTCCTGGTCGAAGGCGATCTTGAAGGACTGGTTGGGCCTGCGGCGGGCGTACAGCCAGCGCAGCAGCGGCGCCTCCATGATCTTCAGGGCGTCGGCCGGGGTGGGCACGCCGCCCCGGGACGAGGACATCTTGGCCATGCCGCTGATGCCCACGAAGGCGTACATCGGGCCGATGGGCTGCACGCCGTCGAAGATCTGCCGGACGATCTGGCCGCCGACGACGAAGGACGAGCCGGGCGAGGAGTGGTCCACGCCGCTGGGCTCGAAGATCACGCCCTCGTAGGCCCAGCGCATCGGCCAGTCGACCTTCCAGACCAGCTTGCCGCGGTTGAACTCGCTCAGCCGCACGGTCTCCTCGAAGCCGCAGGCCGTGCAGACGTAGGCCAGCTCCGTGGAGTCGTCGTCGTAGGAGGTGACGGTGGTCAGGTCCTTGCCGCACTGGCCGCAGTAGGGCTTGTACGGGAAGTACCCGCCGGTGCCGCCGCTGCCGTCGTCCTCGGCGGCCGCGCCGGAGCCCTCGGCGGCCTCCAGCTCGGCCTCGTCGGCGGGCTTCTGCTGCTTCTTGCCCTTGGCCGGGTCCTTCTTGGTGCGGTACTGGTCGAGGATCGCGTCGATGTCGGCGCGGTGCCGCATCGCGTGCAGGATCTGCTCGCGGTACGCCCCCGAGGTGTACTGCTCGGTCTGGCTGATCCCGTCGAACTCGACGCCGAGGTCGGCGAGCGACGCGGCCATGGCGGCCTTGAAGTGCTCGGCCCAGTTCGGGTACGCCGAACCGGCGGGCGCGGGCACCGACGTCAGGGGCTTGCCGATGTGCTCGGCCCAGGACTCGTCGACGCCGGGGACCCCGGCCGGGACCTTGCGGTACCGGTCGTAGTCGTCCCAGGAGATCAGGTGCCGGACCTGGTGGCCGCGGCGGCGGATCTCGTCGGCGACCAGGTGCGGGGTCATGACCTCGCGCAGGTTGCCCAGGTGGATGGGGCCGGAGGGGGAGAGGCCCGAGGCGACCGTGACGGGTTTGCCCGGGGCACGACGCTCCGACTCGGCGATGACCTCGTCCGCGTAGCGGGAGACCCAGTCGGTGGTATCGGTGCTCTGAGCCACGATCGGCACGTCCTCTTGTTCCTCGGGTTTCAGGGAATCTGGCGTAAGCCATTGTCCCAGACGGAAGGACTCGGTCCGGGGTTGCTCCGGCCGCTGCGGCACGGTCGCGTCCGCCCCGGCCGCCGGGTCGCGTTTATCGAGGCGAACCGGTGCCCCTCCCCATGGGACACTTGACGCTCACCCTGATGCACGCCCATTACCAGAACGGAAGCTCATGGCCCCGGTCACGTCCCTCGCCGCATCCGTCCACCAGCGTCTCGCGGACGCCCTCTCGGCAGCGATGGCGTCGGAGACGTCGGGCGGCGCCGCGGACCCTTCCCCTAGCTCTGCGAGCTGGGGAGACCCCATGCTGCGACGCAGCGACCGGGCGGACTTCCAGGCCAACGGCATCCTCGCGCTCGCGAAGAAGACGAAGGCCAACCCGCGGGAGCTGGCCACGCAGGTCGTCGAGAAGATCACAGGCGGTGACCTGCTGGCCGACGTCGAGGTCTCCGGGCCCGGCTTCCTGAACATCACGGTCACCGACCGGGCGATCACCGAGACCCTCGCCGCCCGCGCCGCCGACGGCGACCGCCTCGGCGTCCCGCTCAAGGACAAGCCGGGCACGACGATCATCGACTACGCCCAGCCGAACGTGGCCAAGGAGATGCACGTCGGCCACCTGCGCTCCGCGGTGATCGGCGACGCCCTGCGGCAGATGCTGGACTTCACCGGCGAGAAGACCATCGGCCGCCACCACATCGGCGACTGGGGCACCCAGTTCGGCATGCTCATCCAGTACCTGATCGAGCACCCCGGCGAGCTGTCCCCCGAGACCGACACCGACGGCGACCAGGCCATGTCGAACCTGAACCGGGTCTACAAGGCCTCGCGCGCGGTCTTCGACGCCGACGAGGCGTTCAAGGAGCGGGCCCGCAAGCGGGTCGTCGCCCTGCAGTCCGGCGACAAGGAGACCCTCGACCTGTGGCAGCGGTTCGTCGACGAGTCGAAGGTCTACTTCTACTCGGTCTTCGAGAAGCTGGACATGGAGGTCCGCGACGAGGAGATCGTCGGCGAGTCCGCGTACAACGACATGATGCCGGAGACGGCCCGCCTCCTGGAGGAGTCCGGTGTCGCCGTCCGTTCCGACGGCGCGCTCGTCGTCTTCTTCGACGAGATCCGCGGCAAGGACGACCAGCCGGTGCCGCTGATCGTGCAGAAGGCCGACGGCGGCTTCGGGTACGCGGCCTCCGACCTGTCCGCGATCCGCGACCGCGTCGTCGGGCTGCACGCGACGTCCCTGCTGTACGTCGTGGACGTACGCCAGTCGCTGCACTTCCGCATGGTCTTCGAGGCGGCCCGCCGGATGGGCTGGCTGAACGACGACGTCACCGCGCACAACATGGGCTACGGCACGGTGCTCGGCGCGGACGGCAAGCCGTTCAAGACGCGTGAGGGCAAGACGGTGCGCCTGGAGGACCTCCTCGACGAGGCCGTCGAGCGGGCCACGGCGGTCGTGCGCCAGAAGGCCGAGAAGGTGGGCCTGACCGAGCAGGAGATCATCGAGAACGGCCGGTACGTCGGCATCGGCGCCGTGAAGTACGCGGACCTGTCCACCTCGGCCAACCGCGACTACAAGTTCGACCTGGACCAGATGGTCTCCCTCAACGGCGACACGTCGGTCTACCTCCAGTACGCCTACGCCCGCATCAAGTCGATCCTGCGCCGGGCCGAGGGCAGCGGCCCCGTCGCCCACGCCGAGGTCGAACTCGCCCCGGCGGAGCGGGCGCTGGGCCTGCACCTGGACGCGTTCGGCGAGGTGCTCGCGGACGCGACGGCGGAGTACGCCCCGCACAAGCTCGCCGCGTACCTGTACCAACTGGCGTCGCTGTACACGACGTTCTACGACCAGTGCCCGGTCCTCAAGGCGGACACCCCGGCCCAGGTCGAGAACCGCCTGTTCCTCTGCGACCTCACGGCCCGCACCCTCCACCGGGGCATGTCCCTCCTGGGCATCCGCACCCCGGAACGCCTGTAACTCCTAGGCGAGACCCGCCCGCAGCCGCCGCAGGCCCTCGGCGATCTCCTCGGGCGTCTGGGTCACGAAGCACAACCGCAGGGTCCTCGGGTCCGGGGCGCCGCCGTAGAACGGCGCCCCGGGCACGTACGCCACGTCGTGCCCGACGACCCCCGGCAACCGCTCCGTCGCGTCGTACCCCTCGGGCAAGCGCACCCACAGGAACATCCCGCCCTCGGGCCGATTCCACTCCGACCCGGGGGGCAGCGCGTCCCCGAGCCCCGCGAGCATCGCGTCCCGCCGCTCCCGGTACACCCCGGCGACCCGCCCCACGTGCGCGTCCAGGTCGTACCGCTCCACGTACCAGGCGGCGGCGAGCTGGTTGACGGTCGGCGTGTGCAGATCGGCGGCCTGCTTGGCGATGGCGCAGGCCCGCCGCAGCGCGGCCGGCGCCCGCAGCCACCCGAGCCGCAGGCCCGGCGCCATGACCTTGGAGAAGCTCCCGAGCACCACGGTCCGGTCCTCGGCCCCCGGCCGGGACGCGATCCACGGCACCCGCTCCCCCTCGAACCGCAGCTCCCCGTACGGATCGTCCTCGACGATCCACAGCCCGCGCCGGGCGGCGACCTCGGCGAGGGCGTCCCGCCGCCCGAGGGGCAGGGTCCGCCCGGTCGGGTTCTGGAAGGTGGGCACGGTGTAGAGCAGCTTGGCCCGGTGCTCGGCGACGAGCGCGTCCAGGGCGTCCGGGTCGAGGCCGTCGGCGTCCCCGGGCACGGGCACGACGTGCGCCCCGGCGAAGGCGAAGACCTGGAGGGCCGCCAGGTAGCAGGGGTTCTCGACGAGGACGGTGTCGCCGGGCTCGACGAGGGCGGTGGCGAGCAGCGACAGGGCCTGCTGCGATCCGGTGGTGACGAGGATGTCGTCGGCGCCGGTCGCCAGGCCCCGTGCGGTGTAGCGCCCGGCGACGGCGCCGCGCAGCGCGGGCTCGCCCTCGGTCGTGGAGTACTGCAGGGCCCGCCCGGGCGCGTCCGCGAGGACGGCCTGGTACGCGGCGGCGACGCCCTTCGCGTCGAAGAACTCGGGCGCGGGCAGACCGCCCGCGAAGTTGATGACCTCGGGCCTGGCGGTGACCGCGAGGATGTCCCGCACCGGCGAGCCCTCGATGGCGGCGGCACGCGCGGCGAGCGGCGGTGTGGGGGTGGCGGTGGCGCGGCTGGTGACGGTCATCGAGGGTCCCTTCCGGTACGTGCGTCCCGGCAGGGTAGACATGGGCGCGCCGCCCGCGACACCCTTTTCGGTATGCGGACGGCGAAGCTCCACCACCGCCCGGCCGCCACCGCCGTCCCGGTCTCCCCCGGCCCGGCGGGGCCGCCTCAGCCCTGGTCGGGCGGCTGCGGTTCCTCCCTGCTCCACTTCGTGGCGCCGTTCGGCCACTTGTACTCCGGGCGCCCCGCGTCCGAGCTGGTGCGGAACGGCCTGCCCGCGTCGTCGACGCGCAGCACCCCGGTGCGGCCGCCGGTGGACCACTGCAGGTTCAGGGACCACTGCACGTCGTAGTTCTTGGTGTCGATCTCGAAGTAGAAGACCTCGGGGTCGGACTCGCTCACCTTGTAGGGGAAGTTGCGCTGGCCGGACTTGGGGACGGCGGTGGGCTGGGCGGTGTCCAGGTCGACGCGGAAGGACTTGACGCCCACGGGGCCGCCGCAGCCGTTGCCCGACTGGTAGCTGTTCCACTTCAGCGGCGCGCTCTTGCGGCGCACGTCGACGTCGATGCGCTCCAGTACGACGGTGTCCTCGCCGGTGCCCTGGAGGGTGACCTCGACGAACCCGCCGCCGGCCTGGACGCCGCCCATGGCCCGCACCCAGGTCGGCGCCTCCCGCTCGGAGGGCGGCTGCAGCACCTCTCCCGGCTCCCGGTCGATGAGGAAATTCTGGGCGCACGGGTTCGGGTAGTACGGGAAGGGGCGTACGCGGGCGGTGACGGGGGTGCCCTTCGTGGCGCCGGACGAGCCGGCGCCGGCCTTGCCGCCGCCCGAGGACGTGCCGCCCTCGTCCTTTTCGCCGTCCCCTTCGCTCCCCTCGCCCTTCCCCTTCTCCTTGTCCTTCTTGCCCTTCCTGCCCTTGTCGTCCTGGCCGTCCTCGGCGGAAGGTGTGGCGGAGGGGTTCTTGTCCTGGCTCCGCCCCGTGCCGGACGGGGCCTGATCCGCCGAGGGCACGGCGCGGTCGACGGCCTTGTCCCGGCCGTCGTCCGGGTCACCCGACGCGTTCTGCAGCGCGAGGGCGGTGCCGCCGAGGGCCAGGACGACGCCGACGGCACCGGCGACGGCGAGTTGCCGTCGGCGCAGGCGGGACAGGCGGCCGCCTCGACGTGCCCGGACGGCGGTGGCGCCGGGGGCGGGGGCGGGGGCGGGGGTGCGGGAGACCGGGGAGAGTTCGGAGTCCGGGCGGGGGGCGGCTTCCGGGCGGGGGGCGGGGTCGGGGTCGGGCTGGAACGGGGGCACGGCCTCGGTGGGCTCGGCGGACTCGGGCGCCTCGGCAGCCCCGGTGTCCCCGCCAGCCACAGCAGCCGCAGCAGCCCTGGCAGCCCCGGCAACTCCAGCCGCCTCAGCGGTCCCTGTGGCCTCGGCCGACTCAGCGGCCCCAGAAGTCTCCGCGCCCGCGGCGGACTCCGCCGCCGCCTCCGCCTTCCGCCCCCGCGACACGTCCGCCACGATCCACCGCCGGTGCAGCTCCACCAGCTCCTCGGGGCTCGCCTTGCAGAGTCTGCCGAGGCGCTCCACCGGGGCGAACTCCGTCGGCACGGCGGTCCCGTTCACGTAGCGGTGCAGCGTCGACGTACTCATGTGCAGCCGCTTGGCGAGGACTCCGTAGCTGAGCCCCGACCGGTCCTTCAATTCCCGCAGCAACGCCGCGAGATCACCCGACCCCACGCTTCTTCACCCCTGTCCGCCATTCCAGCCAACCGTTCCAGGGAACCCCTGTTCCCGCAGGTCAGAGCCGGTACGAGCGTTCCACTGTCCCTCGTTGTCCGGCCGCTCTGGCCACCGGGACGACACGCCGCACAAGCTGAAGTCATCCAAGCACGCCGCCCCCGCCAGGTCCTCGGCGCGGCGCACGTCGCTCCCGTCACATTCCGAAGGAAGAGATCGCCCATGCCTGCCTCCGTCCGCCGCCCCCGTACCCGCCTGTTCGCCGCCGTGACGCTCGCCCTCGCCGCGCTCTCGCTCACCGCCTGCGGCAACGACGACGCGTCCGGAACGCGGGACGAAGGCGCCGCGAAGTCCTCCTCCAGCGCCCGGGGTTCCGCCGCGGGCCAGGGCGGGACCGCGTCGGGGGAGGCGGCCGGCGGCACCGACGGGGCGGGCGGCGAGAGTTCGGGCGCCGGCTCCGGCAGCGGCGGCTCGTCCGGCGCCCGGGAGAACTCCGGCGGCGGTACGGGTTCCGACCCCGACGCCCCCGCGAACCGGGTCCCCTGCACAGCGGACAACACCTCGGTCGCCGCCGCGCCGGTGTCCCGCCCCCTCAACCACATGCTGATCACGATCACCAACACCGGCGACAAGATGTGCGACCTGAAGGGCTACCCGATCCTCAAGTTCGACGAGGCCCAGTCGGTGCCGCCGGTCATCGAG from Streptomyces flavofungini includes:
- a CDS encoding DUF4232 domain-containing protein, encoding MPASVRRPRTRLFAAVTLALAALSLTACGNDDASGTRDEGAAKSSSSARGSAAGQGGTASGEAAGGTDGAGGESSGAGSGSGGSSGARENSGGGTGSDPDAPANRVPCTADNTSVAAAPVSRPLNHMLITITNTGDKMCDLKGYPILKFDEAQSVPPVIEESKPQAVTSLKPGAKGYAAAILSAGDGSGGEGYTAQNLQVGFQGSDKFTDAALQAKGVHVDDKLRVTYWMSDSADALTS
- the argS gene encoding arginine--tRNA ligase encodes the protein MAPVTSLAASVHQRLADALSAAMASETSGGAADPSPSSASWGDPMLRRSDRADFQANGILALAKKTKANPRELATQVVEKITGGDLLADVEVSGPGFLNITVTDRAITETLAARAADGDRLGVPLKDKPGTTIIDYAQPNVAKEMHVGHLRSAVIGDALRQMLDFTGEKTIGRHHIGDWGTQFGMLIQYLIEHPGELSPETDTDGDQAMSNLNRVYKASRAVFDADEAFKERARKRVVALQSGDKETLDLWQRFVDESKVYFYSVFEKLDMEVRDEEIVGESAYNDMMPETARLLEESGVAVRSDGALVVFFDEIRGKDDQPVPLIVQKADGGFGYAASDLSAIRDRVVGLHATSLLYVVDVRQSLHFRMVFEAARRMGWLNDDVTAHNMGYGTVLGADGKPFKTREGKTVRLEDLLDEAVERATAVVRQKAEKVGLTEQEIIENGRYVGIGAVKYADLSTSANRDYKFDLDQMVSLNGDTSVYLQYAYARIKSILRRAEGSGPVAHAEVELAPAERALGLHLDAFGEVLADATAEYAPHKLAAYLYQLASLYTTFYDQCPVLKADTPAQVENRLFLCDLTARTLHRGMSLLGIRTPERL
- a CDS encoding helix-turn-helix domain-containing protein; translated protein: MGSGDLAALLRELKDRSGLSYGVLAKRLHMSTSTLHRYVNGTAVPTEFAPVERLGRLCKASPEELVELHRRWIVADVSRGRKAEAAAESAAGAETSGAAESAEATGTAEAAGVAGAARAAAAAVAGGDTGAAEAPESAEPTEAVPPFQPDPDPAPRPEAAPRPDSELSPVSRTPAPAPAPGATAVRARRGGRLSRLRRRQLAVAGAVGVVLALGGTALALQNASGDPDDGRDKAVDRAVPSADQAPSGTGRSQDKNPSATPSAEDGQDDKGRKGKKDKEKGKGEGSEGDGEKDEGGTSSGGGKAGAGSSGATKGTPVTARVRPFPYYPNPCAQNFLIDREPGEVLQPPSEREAPTWVRAMGGVQAGGGFVEVTLQGTGEDTVVLERIDVDVRRKSAPLKWNSYQSGNGCGGPVGVKSFRVDLDTAQPTAVPKSGQRNFPYKVSESDPEVFYFEIDTKNYDVQWSLNLQWSTGGRTGVLRVDDAGRPFRTSSDAGRPEYKWPNGATKWSREEPQPPDQG
- a CDS encoding trypsin-like serine peptidase, producing the protein MKAQSKAGAKPKAKAGAKPKPKAKVYKGTMTVGVLYFVDKGMASHNCTASVVHSPKGNLLLTAGHCANGSKYAFVPQYRTGRSAARQPHGIWAVDRVFKDPRRTTYGPGSDLDFAFTTVKPDRRGRQIEQVTGANKLTRTPGYRGQVTVIGYPSARNAPVDKAIKCRANTTRLPGYGQLRMECGGFHGGTSGSPWLRNFDERTGTGQVVGNLGGAGGGGASDDVSYAPYYDDEVFKLYRDAIDGVATVRRPPLPYSPGSGETWRHARHLASGEYTGDGTADLLVVWTDGEVTLHPGNGKGGFSGERRLKSANGTWKHATTVTGGDFTRGRGTDDLMVRWSDGEVTLYPDVSAAGLRAEVELAPARSTWKHATLLTAGRFTGNGRTDDLVVRWSDGEVTLYSEVNGRAFKNGRGYEKETRLQKPNGTWKHATLLTGGDFTGRGNWDLVVRWSDGERTLYQDLSASGLGKETRMQGPNARWKQAEAMTAGAYSANGRPDDLIVRWSDGEVTLYADTGKKLGAARTLVPPATR
- a CDS encoding PLP-dependent aminotransferase family protein — translated: MTVTSRATATPTPPLAARAAAIEGSPVRDILAVTARPEVINFAGGLPAPEFFDAKGVAAAYQAVLADAPGRALQYSTTEGEPALRGAVAGRYTARGLATGADDILVTTGSQQALSLLATALVEPGDTVLVENPCYLAALQVFAFAGAHVVPVPGDADGLDPDALDALVAEHRAKLLYTVPTFQNPTGRTLPLGRRDALAEVAARRGLWIVEDDPYGELRFEGERVPWIASRPGAEDRTVVLGSFSKVMAPGLRLGWLRAPAALRRACAIAKQAADLHTPTVNQLAAAWYVERYDLDAHVGRVAGVYRERRDAMLAGLGDALPPGSEWNRPEGGMFLWVRLPEGYDATERLPGVVGHDVAYVPGAPFYGGAPDPRTLRLCFVTQTPEEIAEGLRRLRAGLA
- the lysS gene encoding lysine--tRNA ligase gives rise to the protein MPIVAQSTDTTDWVSRYADEVIAESERRAPGKPVTVASGLSPSGPIHLGNLREVMTPHLVADEIRRRGHQVRHLISWDDYDRYRKVPAGVPGVDESWAEHIGKPLTSVPAPAGSAYPNWAEHFKAAMAASLADLGVEFDGISQTEQYTSGAYREQILHAMRHRADIDAILDQYRTKKDPAKGKKQQKPADEAELEAAEGSGAAAEDDGSGGTGGYFPYKPYCGQCGKDLTTVTSYDDDSTELAYVCTACGFEETVRLSEFNRGKLVWKVDWPMRWAYEGVIFEPSGVDHSSPGSSFVVGGQIVRQIFDGVQPIGPMYAFVGISGMAKMSSSRGGVPTPADALKIMEAPLLRWLYARRRPNQSFKIAFDQEIQRLYDEWDKLAAKVADGSALPADAAAYTRAVGTAAGPLPTTPHPLPYRTLASVADITAGAEDQTLRILSELDPADPLASLDEARPRLDKAEAWINTHVPADQRTVVRDEPDMELLGSLDEEGRESLRLLLDGLDSHWSLDGLTHLVYGVPKVRAGFAADAGPKELPPEIKTAQRTFFALLYHLLVSRDTGPRLPTLLLAVGAERVRKLLGA